One genomic segment of Primulina tabacum isolate GXHZ01 chromosome 9, ASM2559414v2, whole genome shotgun sequence includes these proteins:
- the LOC142554926 gene encoding exocyst complex component EXO84A-like: protein MERGSFSSSKGSDSADFEVELTLSDKLKVFKSSQFDPDSYVTTRCRAMSEKEIRHLCIYLIDLKKASAEEMRTSVYANYASFIRTSREISDLEGELVSLKNLLSSRAKFVHSIADGVRMESLHDGTDNSSRTDDATDFEDREPTSFDKWLSEFIETLEILLAERRVDEALAALEEGENIVEEAKNRPTFASSALVSLKKTIMEHRQKLADQLAEAVCQPSTSGVELRSAVQAMKRLGDGPRAHTLLLESHQQKLQRDVQCLRPSIASYGTTYTTTLSHHVFSTIAQAASDSLAIFNDEPAFTSELVTWAVNQTEAFAVLIKKNVIAIPAASGCLRVVTDSVRVCFGHCLVLESHGLALFPTLFKIFRPCLEQALNANLKRIDLCTAAIAAADDWSLAYSPIGSRSLAIGSVSSIVMSQPKLSSSAHRFNTMVQELCEDIGSLDILQYSEQSLEGVLLSFNSYINMMINAFPGSIETENFEGSGRRIVKMAESETQQIALLANALLLADELLPRATSKLWSCNKSQDQLRALNKQDRAPEQRELKRRLQRFVDQLRDSFCRQHALELIFTEDGGVRLGAEMYLSMDCSRDEPEWFPSPVYQELFAKLTRIATITSDMFVGRERFATVLLMRLTETVILWLSDDQNFWEEIEYGERPLGPLGLQQFYLDMEFVILFSSQGRYLSRNLHQVIKNIISRAIEAVQATKIDPYSELPEDEWFADVAQIAIKMLSGKANFGNTDRDMNSPTASVSARSVSSVHSHGST, encoded by the exons ATGGAGAGGGGTTCATTTTCATCAAGTAAAGGATCCGACTCGGCAGATTTCGAGGTTGAGTTAACACTGAGTGACAAGCTCAAAGTTTTCAAATCTTCCCAATTCGATCCTGATTCCTATGTCACCACTCGATGCCGTGCCATGAGCGAAAAG GAAATCAGGCACTTGTGCATTTACCTTATAGATTTAAAGAAGGCATCCGCAGAAGAAATGCGCACAAGCGTTTATGCCAATTATGCATCATTTATAAG AACATCGAGAGAAATTTCTGATCTAGAAGGTGAGCTTGTTTCTCTAAAAAATCTCCTATCTTCACGAGCAAAATTCGTACACAGCATAGCTGATGGAGTCCGGATGGAATCCTTACATGATGGAACTGATAATAGTTCAAGAACAGACGATGCTACTGATTTTGAAGATCGGGAACCAACAAGTTTTGATAAGTGGCTGTCAGAATTTATCGAAACTCTTGAAATATTGCTAGCCGAGAGACGAGTGGATGAGGCATTGGCAGCACTCGAAGAAGGAGAGAACATTGTTGAGGAAGCCAAGAATCGTCCAACCTTCGCTTCCTCAGCCTTGGTGTCATTGAAAAAAACTATCATGGAACATAGGCAAAAGTTAGCAGATCAGCTAGCAGAAGCAGTGTGCCAGCCCTCAACTAGTGGTGTTGAACTTCGTTCAGCTGTACAGGCCATGAAGCGACTCGGAGATGGCCCTCGTGCCCATACTTTGCTCCTCGAGTCTCACCAGCAGAAGTTGCAAAGGGACGTGCAGTGTCTTCGGCCATCCATTGCTTCATATGGAACAACCTATACTACTACTCTTTCGCATCATGTATTTTCAACAATTGCACAAGCAGCAAGCGACTCGTTAGCTATATTCAATGATGAACCAGCTTTTACTTCTGAATTGGTTACTTGGGCTGTTAATCAAACAGAGGCTTTTGCAGTACTTATCAAGAAAAATGTTATAGCGATTCCCGCTGCATCTGGATGTCTGAGGGTCGTAACTGACTCCGTCCGTGTCTGCTTTGGCCATTGCTTGGTGCTCGAAAGTCATGGGTTGGCCCTTTTTCCTacgttatttaaaatttttcgtcCTTGTTTGGAACAGGCACTGAATGCTAATTTGAAAAGGATTGATCTATGTACCGCTGCCATTGCTGCTGCAGATGATTGGTCCCTTGCTTATTCACCCATAGGCAGCCGATCCCTTGCCATTGGCTCGGTTAGCAGCATTGTGATGTCCCAGCCGAAGCTGTCTAGCAGTGCTCACAGATTCAACACAATGGTTCAG GAGCTGTGTGAGGATATTGGCTCACTCGATATCTTACAGTATTCTGAGCAATCCTTGGAGGGAGTCTTGCTGTCATTTAATTCATACATCAACATGATGATAAATGCTTTTCCAGGTTCCATAGAAACAGAAAACTTCGAAGGATCTGGGAGAAGAATAGTTAAGATGGCAGAATCTGAAACACAACAGATAGCTTTACTCGCTAACGCTTTGTTATTAGCAGACGAGCTTCTCCCACGAGCAACCAGCAAGCTTTGGTCTTGTAATAAAAGTCAGGATCAGTTGAGAGCTTTAAACAAGCAAGATCGTGCACCAGAGCAACGGGAACTGAAACGAAGGCTCCAGCGATTTGTTGATCAGTTGAGAGATAGTTTCTGCCGCCAACACGCCCTTGAGCTAATCTTTACAGAAGATGGAGGAGTTCGTCTTGGTGCAGAAATGTACTTAAGTATGGATTGTAGCAGAGACGAGCCCGAATGGTTTCCATCCCCAGTTTATCAG GAACTTTTTGCAAAGTTGACTCGAATAGCCACCATTACATCAGACATGTTTGTAGGAAGAGAAAGGTTTGCAACTGTTTTGTTAATGAGACTTACAGAAACTGTCATTCTATGGCTTTCTGATGATCAAAACTTCTGGGAAGAGATCGAATATGGGGAGAGACCTTTAGGTCCACTTGGACTTCAACAG TTCTACTTGGATATGGAGTTTGTTATACTTTTTTCGTCTCAAGGGCGTTACCTGTCACGTAATCTACATCAAGTGATCAAGAACATCATAAGCAGAGCTATTGAAGCAGTGCAGGCAACAAAAATTGATCCATACAG CGAGTTACCAGAGGATGAATGGTTTGCTGATGTTgctcaaattgcgataaaaatgTTATCTGgaaaagcaaattttggaaacaCAGATCGTGATATGAATAGTCCAACAGCCTCGGTGTCAGCAAGATCGGTGTCCTCCGTCCATTCTCATGGAAGTACGTAA
- the LOC142556443 gene encoding uncharacterized protein LOC142556443: MPEYGGSDRRTASGAGVTTTSIHVTALDGLVNVNSLFTVAIFVGLSLTTPGQHSLENPSACDAGLEVVKKLLVFEVVSFSFFLFSSLVAQGLKLAINLLNSKDVDEVFRAHINLKVLRFGMLASAIGSVMGCLFLMLSMVNVIEIRLGMLSCGSKSTVQAVTALIVLVTCALMVYISTAVYAFLH; this comes from the exons ATGCCGGA GTATGGCGGATCTGACAGAAGAACCGCCTCCGGAGCAGGCGTCACCACCACCAGCATCCATGTCACTGCTCTCGACGGACTTGTTAATGTTAACTCTCTCTTCACCGTCGCGATCTTTGTGGGCCTTTCCCTGACTACTCCAGGGCAGCACAGCCTTGAAAACCCATCTGCCTGCGACGCCGGTCTTGAAGTAGTCAAGAAACTCCTTGTTTTCGAGGTTGTCTCCTTCAGCTTCTTTCTCTTCTCTTCTCTGGTGGCACAGGGCCTGAAGCTGGCGATCAATCTACTGAACAGTAAAGACGTTGATGAAGTGTTCAGAGCCCATATCAATTTGAAGGTCCTGAGATTTGGAATGTTGGCTTCCGCCATTGGTTCAGTAATGGGGTGCTTGTTTTTGATGCTGTCCATGGTTAATGTGATTGAGATACGATTGGGAATGCTGTCCTGTGGGAGCAAGTCTACGGTTCAAGCTGTTACGGCTTTAATTGTTCTGGTGACCTGTGCTCTCATGGTTTACATTTCAACTGCTGTTTATGCTTTTCTACATTGA